One genomic segment of Pseudoalteromonas sp. GCY includes these proteins:
- a CDS encoding TonB-dependent receptor plug domain-containing protein → MRHAPNFTLNKISFLVLCTTLANHALADEEKIEHIEVIYKRSSVISEITEDAQKLVDMPGAMGDPLRAAFALPGVVAAGGSMGAPAVRGSSPDDNIFEVDFMPAGYIFHDFGSSIFNRNTIQDFQLNSAGFGTSYSNATGAVFDVTLRNPKYQDIATTLDLTMFNAGIFVEGKATENSAFYMSARKSTLPLFFSDGEELEDDDGKPTGITINDPPDDHDYQAKWLWDINANNTLTVNINGAEDSVAAGFSGASDLALKTPEYQGDARYIRKFNSQNVLWDHYAKDLHIRAGFGYLNHQATMRYGQRATLSDGYFENFEEEQLSYKVRASYKLNKDQRVIADAGYYDKKSTYRYDAFNYVCTEFDPDCDLNKGQRIKGTSSAGTDSAFIGVNHVWQFSPKWQSELGMVGEYYDYSDETIVHPRLALNYFYNDDTVFSAKAGTYSRIQDLEYILPVVGNPELEAQRSTHYTLGFKQELENEWSYSVETYYKTMDDLPKSAPLSQVNYINGTSGTAYGVDFIVNKNKTDDWYGWIAVSLAKSEREDELTGIKRDYYADTPFILNAVFHYDFGEKWSGGFNFTARSGQAYTPIVGVKENPEFANRYLPVYGDPFSERFDTYHRLDIRFERKTELFGLDGKLILELMNAYGQDNTAYVDLDYDRVKSINDLYIEEESDDFEMRPSIGFSVTF, encoded by the coding sequence ATGCGCCACGCCCCAAACTTTACACTCAACAAAATTTCATTCCTCGTGCTCTGCACTACCCTTGCCAATCATGCATTAGCCGATGAGGAGAAAATTGAACACATTGAAGTTATCTACAAACGCAGCTCCGTTATTTCAGAAATTACCGAAGATGCACAAAAACTTGTAGATATGCCAGGAGCCATGGGCGACCCGCTCAGGGCAGCTTTTGCTCTACCTGGCGTTGTTGCTGCGGGTGGGTCTATGGGTGCACCTGCCGTGCGTGGTTCTTCTCCTGATGACAATATCTTCGAAGTGGACTTTATGCCCGCAGGATATATCTTTCACGATTTCGGCAGCTCTATTTTCAACCGCAATACAATTCAAGATTTTCAGCTGAATTCTGCTGGATTTGGTACCAGTTACAGCAATGCCACTGGTGCCGTGTTTGACGTCACGCTGCGTAATCCAAAATACCAAGATATTGCCACCACGCTAGATTTAACGATGTTTAACGCAGGTATTTTCGTTGAAGGTAAAGCAACTGAAAATTCTGCATTCTATATGTCAGCAAGAAAAAGTACCCTACCGCTGTTTTTCAGTGATGGCGAGGAGCTTGAGGACGATGATGGCAAGCCAACAGGGATCACCATTAACGATCCACCGGATGATCACGACTATCAAGCCAAGTGGTTGTGGGATATCAATGCAAATAATACCTTAACAGTAAATATCAATGGTGCGGAGGATTCGGTTGCGGCTGGGTTTTCAGGCGCGTCAGATCTTGCCCTTAAAACCCCAGAATATCAGGGCGACGCTCGCTATATTCGTAAATTTAATAGTCAGAACGTATTGTGGGACCACTACGCTAAAGACTTACATATTCGCGCAGGCTTCGGTTATCTCAATCACCAAGCCACTATGCGCTATGGTCAACGTGCGACTTTATCTGATGGCTATTTTGAAAACTTTGAAGAAGAACAACTCAGCTATAAAGTACGAGCCAGTTATAAACTAAACAAAGACCAACGTGTCATTGCAGATGCCGGCTACTACGACAAAAAATCCACCTACCGCTACGACGCTTTTAATTATGTTTGCACCGAGTTTGACCCCGACTGTGACCTAAATAAAGGCCAGAGGATTAAGGGCACATCGAGTGCAGGAACAGATTCTGCCTTTATTGGGGTTAATCACGTTTGGCAATTTTCACCAAAATGGCAAAGTGAATTAGGAATGGTTGGTGAATATTATGACTATAGCGACGAAACAATTGTTCATCCGCGTCTTGCGCTCAATTACTTCTATAACGATGACACGGTGTTCTCAGCCAAGGCTGGTACTTACAGCCGTATTCAAGACCTTGAATACATTTTACCTGTTGTTGGTAACCCTGAACTTGAAGCTCAGCGTTCAACTCACTATACCTTAGGTTTTAAACAGGAGTTGGAAAATGAGTGGTCATATTCCGTCGAGACCTATTATAAAACCATGGATGATCTGCCAAAAAGCGCCCCTTTATCTCAAGTAAACTACATCAATGGTACTTCCGGTACAGCCTACGGTGTTGATTTTATTGTTAACAAAAACAAAACCGATGACTGGTATGGTTGGATTGCTGTAAGCCTTGCAAAAAGTGAGCGTGAGGATGAGCTAACCGGCATTAAGCGTGACTATTATGCCGATACCCCTTTTATTCTTAATGCCGTGTTTCACTATGACTTTGGTGAAAAGTGGTCTGGAGGCTTTAACTTTACTGCTCGCAGCGGTCAAGCCTATACCCCAATTGTGGGTGTAAAAGAGAACCCTGAATTTGCGAACCGCTACTTGCCTGTGTATGGCGACCCATTCTCAGAGCGTTTTGACACTTATCACCGCCTAGATATTCGTTTTGAACGCAAAACAGAATTATTTGGTCTCGATGGCAAGCTAATTTTGGAGCTAATGAATGCATATGGCCAAGACAATACAGCCTATGTTGACCTTGACTACGACAGAGTCAAATCAATCAATGATTTATATATAGAAGAGGAAAGCGATGACTTTGAAATGCGTCCTTCTATTGGCTTCAGCGTAACATTTTAA
- a CDS encoding GNAT family N-acyltransferase, whose product MISVDKVIEANLPQLENSPKVKGLVKKGLGYLLHEQEFVAFADTYPHLQGLEFVEQVLDELDFDARFKPKQIEHIPSEGPVVIVANHPIGSLDALALIKVLAQVRPDLKVVANRMLMSVTPMHPLLLPVDNLSGASKKQELANIHKHLKSEGALLIFPAGEVSRLSPTGIKDCKWNSGFLRMAKKANCPILPIFIKAKNSPLFYGTSMIYKPLASLLLVKEMFKQRQKSLEFEIGASIPPESYLIDNLKDKEIVALIRKQLYRLASKKPLPLKTQTPIAVPENRKELKKAVEACECIGETPDGMQIYVYQYTGSSVIFRELGRLREIAFRAVGEGSGNRRDIDKYDMHYHHLLLWDTKQLELVGAYRLASAKQVIEEHGQAGLYTDSLFSYSEAMSPYFEKGLELGRSFVQPKYWGRKSLDYLWYGIGAFVKRYPEHRYMFGAVSLSNALPDEAKAMLVYHYQHYFSNLEGIATPNNEMKLSNDQLNRYQQMFSGDDIKEDFAELKHILANMGAQVPTLFKQYTELCEEQGVNFLSFSIDPDFNNCIDGLVLVDLAKLKEQKAKRYLGDNPYG is encoded by the coding sequence ATGATCAGTGTAGATAAAGTCATTGAAGCAAATCTTCCACAACTTGAAAACTCCCCAAAGGTAAAAGGTTTAGTAAAAAAAGGGCTTGGTTATCTCTTGCATGAGCAAGAGTTTGTCGCGTTTGCTGACACCTACCCTCATTTGCAAGGACTCGAGTTTGTTGAACAAGTGCTCGATGAGTTAGATTTTGACGCTCGCTTTAAACCAAAGCAAATAGAGCATATCCCAAGCGAAGGTCCGGTGGTGATCGTCGCAAACCACCCTATTGGCTCTTTAGATGCACTGGCACTAATCAAAGTGCTGGCGCAAGTACGGCCTGACTTAAAGGTTGTTGCTAACCGGATGTTGATGTCGGTTACACCAATGCATCCACTATTGCTGCCTGTTGATAACCTTTCAGGTGCAAGTAAAAAGCAAGAGCTGGCAAACATTCACAAGCATTTAAAATCTGAGGGGGCACTACTTATCTTCCCAGCAGGTGAAGTTTCTCGCTTAAGCCCGACGGGTATTAAAGACTGCAAATGGAATTCTGGCTTTCTAAGAATGGCTAAAAAAGCCAATTGCCCTATTCTACCCATTTTTATCAAAGCGAAAAACAGTCCGCTCTTTTACGGCACTAGTATGATTTATAAGCCTTTAGCCAGTTTATTATTGGTCAAAGAGATGTTTAAACAAAGGCAAAAATCGCTAGAGTTTGAAATAGGCGCCAGCATTCCTCCAGAGTCTTACCTTATTGACAACCTTAAAGACAAAGAGATAGTCGCGCTTATTCGCAAGCAACTTTATCGCCTTGCCAGTAAAAAGCCACTGCCACTCAAAACGCAAACCCCTATTGCAGTTCCAGAAAATCGCAAAGAACTTAAAAAGGCAGTGGAAGCGTGCGAGTGTATCGGTGAAACTCCTGACGGCATGCAAATATACGTTTACCAATACACCGGCAGCTCGGTGATATTTAGAGAGCTTGGACGCCTTCGAGAAATTGCCTTTAGGGCCGTAGGAGAAGGGAGTGGTAATCGTCGTGATATCGATAAGTACGATATGCACTACCACCATTTGTTGTTATGGGACACGAAACAACTTGAGTTGGTGGGTGCCTACCGCCTTGCAAGTGCTAAGCAAGTGATAGAAGAACATGGACAAGCTGGGCTTTATACCGACAGCTTGTTTTCGTACAGTGAAGCAATGAGCCCATACTTTGAAAAAGGCCTCGAACTTGGTCGCAGCTTTGTGCAGCCCAAGTACTGGGGTCGCAAGAGCCTAGATTACCTGTGGTATGGGATCGGTGCATTCGTAAAGCGCTACCCAGAACACCGTTATATGTTTGGTGCAGTCAGCCTCTCAAACGCGTTACCGGATGAAGCAAAAGCCATGTTGGTATATCACTACCAACATTATTTCTCAAACCTTGAAGGTATCGCCACACCGAACAACGAAATGAAGCTGAGTAATGATCAGCTTAACCGTTATCAACAAATGTTCAGTGGCGATGACATCAAGGAAGATTTCGCAGAACTTAAACATATTCTTGCTAATATGGGTGCTCAAGTACCAACCCTATTTAAACAGTATACTGAGCTTTGCGAAGAGCAAGGCGTGAATTTTCTGAGCTTTAGTATAGATCCTGACTTTAATAACTGTATCGATGGTCTGGTACTCGTTGACTTAGCGAAATTAAAAGAGCAAAAAGCAAAACGCTACCTGGGTGACAACCCCTACGGTTAA
- a CDS encoding peptidylprolyl isomerase — translation MPKACAYHILVKTEKECLNIKAKLAKGADFGKLAKQHSLCPSKKRGGDLGEFNKGDMVKTFDDVVFKKPLFEVHGPVKTKFGFHLIKTVYRS, via the coding sequence ATGCCAAAAGCGTGCGCCTATCATATTTTAGTAAAAACCGAAAAAGAGTGTTTAAACATCAAAGCCAAACTAGCCAAAGGTGCTGACTTTGGCAAATTGGCTAAACAACATTCCCTTTGCCCTTCAAAAAAGCGCGGTGGCGACCTTGGTGAGTTCAATAAAGGGGATATGGTGAAGACCTTTGACGATGTGGTATTCAAAAAGCCGTTATTTGAAGTGCACGGCCCAGTGAAAACCAAGTTCGGCTTCCACTTGATCAAAACCGTCTATCGAAGTTAA
- a CDS encoding DEAD/DEAH box helicase gives MSEPVTFESLDLSPAILKAVEEQGYKTPSEIQAQCIPLLLERKDVLGLAQTGTGKTAAFALPLLNQVDASVKQPQILVLTPTRELAIQVAEAFQQYAKYTKGVEVLALYGGQSYGIQLSALRRGAQIIVATPGRLIDHINRKTIDLSGLNALVLDEADEMLRMGFIDDVESIMEKTPEEKQTCLFSATMPKQIQSICNKYLDNAEQVKITPRNSTVSTIEQVYWRATAHKNKAIVRFLEAEDYDGAIVFVRTRNDTVQLAELLEREGFSAAPLNGDMNQQARERTVDRLKSGLLDIVIATDVAARGLDVERLSLVVNYDIPQDCEAYVHRIGRTGRAGRQGKAILFVKNNERYLLKNIMRHTRSDIAQVELPSAKVVEEKRIGALETKISTALEHKDIEFFSKVASGLAQKLELSQEDLAAALLCLAQQQTPLKVEDIQIQQRERRERDDRRDDRRGERRDRDGSRGERGERKSRSRDRASGPMDTYRIEVGRDHGVQVKNIVGAIANEADISSKFIGEIRLFNEHSTVQLPQNMPSDVLSHFKSVHICQRPMNMTKSTHPADQGQGRGEEQRDRKRSFKDPRSGAGDKRRPEGQRREKRERKEISFS, from the coding sequence ATGTCAGAACCAGTTACGTTTGAATCTTTAGACCTTTCACCTGCAATCTTAAAAGCAGTCGAAGAGCAAGGATATAAAACACCTTCTGAGATCCAAGCTCAATGTATACCGTTATTGCTAGAAAGAAAAGACGTACTGGGACTAGCGCAGACGGGTACAGGTAAAACGGCAGCATTTGCACTGCCATTGTTAAACCAAGTAGACGCATCCGTTAAACAACCACAAATCCTTGTGCTTACGCCAACGCGTGAGCTAGCTATTCAAGTTGCTGAAGCGTTTCAGCAATATGCTAAATATACTAAAGGCGTTGAAGTATTAGCGCTTTATGGTGGTCAAAGCTATGGCATTCAGCTGAGTGCTCTACGCCGTGGCGCCCAAATTATTGTGGCAACACCAGGTCGTTTGATTGACCACATCAACCGCAAGACGATTGACCTTTCTGGTCTAAACGCACTTGTACTTGATGAAGCAGATGAAATGCTACGCATGGGCTTTATCGATGATGTTGAAAGCATCATGGAGAAAACACCGGAAGAGAAGCAAACTTGTTTGTTCTCTGCGACTATGCCTAAGCAGATCCAATCAATCTGTAATAAGTATTTAGACAACGCTGAACAAGTTAAGATCACTCCGCGTAACTCTACAGTATCAACGATCGAGCAAGTTTACTGGCGTGCAACTGCACACAAAAACAAAGCTATCGTACGTTTCTTAGAAGCGGAAGATTATGACGGTGCTATCGTGTTCGTACGTACACGTAACGACACTGTTCAGCTTGCAGAGCTACTAGAGCGTGAAGGCTTCTCAGCTGCACCGCTCAACGGCGACATGAACCAGCAGGCGCGTGAGCGCACAGTAGACCGTCTAAAGAGCGGCTTACTAGATATCGTTATCGCAACTGACGTTGCGGCACGTGGTCTTGACGTAGAGCGTCTAAGCCTTGTTGTTAACTACGATATCCCACAAGACTGTGAAGCTTATGTTCACCGTATCGGTCGTACCGGCCGTGCTGGTCGTCAAGGTAAAGCAATCTTGTTCGTTAAGAACAACGAGCGTTATTTACTTAAGAACATCATGCGCCATACGCGCTCTGATATTGCACAGGTTGAATTACCAAGTGCGAAAGTCGTTGAAGAAAAGCGTATTGGCGCGTTAGAGACTAAGATCTCTACAGCCCTTGAGCACAAAGACATTGAGTTCTTCTCAAAAGTGGCATCAGGCCTTGCACAAAAGCTAGAGCTAAGCCAAGAAGACCTAGCAGCAGCGCTGTTGTGTCTTGCACAGCAACAAACGCCGCTGAAAGTTGAAGATATTCAAATTCAACAGCGTGAGCGTAGAGAACGTGACGACCGTCGTGATGACCGTCGTGGCGAGCGCCGCGACAGAGATGGTAGCCGTGGAGAGCGCGGTGAACGCAAATCTCGTAGCCGTGACCGTGCATCAGGTCCAATGGATACTTACCGTATCGAAGTGGGTCGTGACCATGGTGTTCAGGTTAAGAACATCGTTGGTGCTATCGCAAACGAAGCAGATATCTCAAGCAAGTTCATCGGCGAAATCCGTCTGTTCAATGAACACAGCACGGTTCAATTGCCGCAGAATATGCCAAGCGATGTACTTAGCCACTTCAAGAGCGTTCACATCTGTCAACGCCCTATGAATATGACTAAGAGCACTCACCCTGCTGACCAAGGTCAGGGCAGAGGTGAAGAGCAAAGAGACCGTAAGCGTAGCTTTAAAGACCCACGCAGTGGCGCTGGCGATAAGCGCCGTCCTGAAGGTCAAAGAAGAGAAAAACGCGAAAGAAAAGAAATTAGCTTTTCTTAA
- a CDS encoding TlpA family protein disulfide reductase, which produces MLKLLGQAFIILLVFFAVSAYQERNMLADSGEQTAPPFHLPILQSKQTYSSIQLKGQQSVVYFFAPWCGVCRVSMPNIDKLHQQGKVKAVAIALDYRSTEEVTKFVNDLQLDMPVLLGNQTTAKAYKVQAYPTYYVLNEDFKITERSVGYSSEIGIRTRL; this is translated from the coding sequence ATGCTCAAGCTACTTGGCCAAGCTTTCATCATTTTGCTGGTGTTTTTCGCCGTCTCAGCCTATCAAGAAAGGAACATGCTTGCCGACTCGGGAGAGCAAACGGCACCGCCATTTCACCTACCCATTTTACAATCCAAGCAAACTTATTCGTCTATTCAACTTAAAGGCCAACAAAGTGTCGTGTATTTTTTTGCACCTTGGTGCGGTGTATGTCGAGTGAGCATGCCGAATATTGATAAATTACATCAGCAAGGCAAAGTAAAAGCGGTGGCGATTGCGTTGGATTATCGTTCCACCGAAGAAGTAACAAAGTTTGTCAACGACCTACAATTAGACATGCCCGTATTACTCGGTAATCAAACCACGGCAAAAGCATATAAAGTACAGGCTTACCCTACATATTATGTACTCAATGAAGACTTCAAAATAACCGAGCGCTCTGTTGGTTACTCATCTGAGATAGGGATCCGAACTAGATTGTAA
- a CDS encoding GrxA family glutaredoxin, whose amino-acid sequence MFTVIFGREGCPFCVRAKEVAERLTQQRDDFNFRYVDIIKEGVSKADLEKSAGKPCPTVPQIFIDQDHIGGFTEFEAYAKANLGLYQ is encoded by the coding sequence ATGTTTACTGTTATTTTTGGTCGTGAAGGTTGCCCATTTTGTGTCCGTGCAAAAGAAGTGGCTGAGCGTTTAACGCAACAGCGCGACGACTTCAATTTTCGCTATGTTGACATTATTAAGGAAGGTGTAAGCAAAGCCGACCTTGAAAAGTCAGCAGGCAAACCTTGTCCAACCGTACCACAGATTTTTATCGACCAAGATCACATTGGTGGTTTTACTGAGTTCGAAGCCTATGCAAAAGCGAATTTAGGCCTTTATCAGTAA
- a CDS encoding helicase-related protein gives MSLPIESLQPQFTQTLSEQNAIVVCATTGSGKSTQLPLWASQHGRVLVIEPRRIACTSLAEYVAAQSASPLGDKVGFAIRFEGKFSPDTQVVYATPGVALRWFFESKLAEFSVVMLDEFHERRWDMDLLLALLKQAQSHKLIVTSATLNSQKLASYLDAPILESEGFIYPVEECFHAPDPRTMPQKEQLDTRVFAACQYALEHCQGDILVFLPGKAEIQASIAKVKVLPATTVGLYSGCSPEAQRIALTAQSTRRIILATNVAETSLTIPNVTCVIDSGLERRTHLRLGKTVLGLDAIARDSAKQRLGRAGRTQPGLCIRLYGQYAPLIDSTPPEIQRESLAELVLAAGCATTGVSSIDFIDPLPESSLNKAKQQLITLEAIDEQNIATPFGKLLYPLPVDFEFGYVIHKLTSNTLRQAAIDLISLLSVPARVYQLPNDVERLTRLNNRFTRSSDIEIAIAVVRGQTEELIDITPEALTEAQQFSTQLREAFALPPLDKAASFDHDKLVIELAKLMPHWVYINKQNRRNGFNNGYAEVMPSNHTRVSEQAEALLVLDTFSLAGKGTKQAKTLAMCNAVLTKKQLLEMGLGSQTLHSAYIDNGELWGEFITHYSDEVLGQQTKRLDKPNDVVYALVFLIQNNTLFSGLAKQIEACIEQTALFYQFHERDELVPTLDSFLSEKLTALGIESYDDVELISKQDLLFNEVETWELTPFVEKFPLTWSIPELTMAVSYNFKGKRVELTYINGTRKDAPKRWELPAWSGFKIRYRKASKVVDVS, from the coding sequence ATGTCTTTACCCATTGAATCTTTACAGCCTCAGTTTACTCAAACACTAAGCGAACAAAATGCGATTGTTGTATGTGCCACAACAGGTTCTGGCAAATCAACCCAACTTCCGCTTTGGGCCTCACAACATGGCAGAGTATTAGTCATAGAGCCTCGGCGTATTGCTTGTACCTCTTTAGCTGAATATGTCGCGGCTCAAAGTGCCTCACCGCTTGGTGATAAGGTGGGCTTTGCTATTCGGTTTGAGGGGAAGTTTTCACCAGACACACAAGTGGTTTATGCAACGCCTGGTGTAGCATTAAGGTGGTTTTTTGAGAGCAAACTTGCAGAATTCAGCGTCGTAATGTTGGATGAGTTTCATGAAAGACGCTGGGACATGGACTTATTATTAGCGCTCTTAAAACAGGCTCAATCACACAAACTAATTGTTACCTCAGCAACGTTAAACAGCCAAAAATTAGCCTCTTATTTAGACGCCCCTATCTTAGAGTCAGAAGGATTCATTTACCCCGTTGAAGAGTGTTTTCACGCCCCTGATCCAAGAACCATGCCCCAAAAAGAGCAACTCGATACTCGAGTTTTTGCAGCTTGCCAATACGCATTAGAACATTGCCAGGGCGATATTTTAGTCTTTTTACCTGGCAAGGCCGAGATCCAAGCAAGCATAGCTAAAGTAAAAGTGCTACCAGCGACTACCGTTGGCTTATATAGTGGCTGCAGCCCAGAGGCTCAGCGCATCGCATTAACCGCACAAAGTACACGTCGAATTATTCTCGCAACCAATGTCGCCGAAACCTCGCTCACTATTCCTAATGTCACTTGCGTGATTGACTCAGGGCTTGAGCGTCGTACTCATTTACGCCTTGGAAAAACCGTATTAGGCTTAGACGCGATTGCAAGAGATTCGGCAAAGCAACGTCTAGGACGAGCAGGACGCACGCAACCGGGACTATGTATTCGATTATATGGCCAATATGCGCCATTGATAGACAGCACCCCGCCTGAGATCCAAAGAGAATCATTGGCAGAGCTCGTGCTTGCGGCGGGCTGTGCAACAACAGGCGTCTCGTCTATTGATTTTATCGACCCACTCCCAGAAAGCTCACTAAATAAAGCTAAACAACAGCTAATTACATTAGAAGCCATTGATGAACAAAATATAGCAACTCCGTTTGGCAAGCTGCTGTACCCGCTGCCCGTCGATTTTGAGTTTGGTTATGTGATCCATAAACTGACCTCAAATACGCTACGCCAAGCCGCTATTGACCTAATTTCGCTACTGTCTGTACCAGCACGAGTCTACCAGCTACCTAATGATGTAGAGCGCTTAACAAGATTAAACAACCGCTTTACTCGAAGCTCAGATATAGAAATCGCTATCGCGGTGGTGAGAGGACAAACTGAAGAATTAATTGATATTACGCCTGAGGCGCTCACAGAAGCACAGCAATTTAGCACGCAATTGCGTGAAGCATTTGCACTACCTCCCTTGGATAAAGCAGCCAGTTTTGACCATGACAAACTAGTCATTGAGTTAGCTAAGCTAATGCCACATTGGGTTTATATCAATAAGCAAAACCGTCGTAATGGCTTTAATAATGGCTATGCTGAAGTCATGCCTTCAAATCATACTCGCGTCTCGGAACAAGCAGAAGCATTACTGGTATTAGATACTTTCTCACTCGCAGGGAAAGGTACCAAGCAAGCCAAGACGCTCGCGATGTGTAATGCGGTACTGACGAAAAAGCAATTACTTGAAATGGGCCTCGGCAGCCAAACATTGCACTCAGCCTATATTGATAATGGTGAGCTTTGGGGTGAGTTTATTACACATTACAGTGACGAGGTTTTAGGCCAACAAACTAAGCGCCTTGATAAGCCTAACGATGTTGTCTATGCCTTAGTATTTCTTATCCAAAATAATACGCTTTTTTCAGGTTTGGCCAAGCAAATAGAAGCCTGTATTGAGCAGACTGCATTGTTCTACCAATTTCATGAGCGCGATGAACTTGTGCCCACACTCGACTCGTTTTTAAGTGAGAAGCTAACGGCTCTTGGTATTGAAAGCTATGACGATGTAGAGCTAATCAGCAAACAAGACTTGCTATTCAATGAAGTTGAAACGTGGGAGTTAACACCATTTGTTGAAAAGTTTCCGCTAACCTGGTCAATTCCTGAGCTGACAATGGCAGTAAGTTATAATTTTAAAGGAAAAAGAGTCGAACTTACTTATATCAACGGGACAAGGAAAGACGCACCAAAGAGGTGGGAACTGCCAGCCTGGAGTGGCTTCAAAATACGCTATCGTAAAGCTAGTAAAGTGGTCGATGTAAGTTAG